A window from Candidatus Zixiibacteriota bacterium encodes these proteins:
- a CDS encoding HAD family hydrolase: MIDTITFDLWNTLIYNSPQDNLKYKNERIDGFHSVLKQTGRNVSREEIEKAYDKSFEIYKPIRDRNEDISTREQVQIILQCLGNPEFQDLTENVLSELEEVLAKAIFSELPNLIEGSKETLSYLFKKNYKIGLICNTGRTPGRVLREVLRRRNISKFFRVLTFSDELKIRKPSPEIFYRTLKLLDSSPGTALHIGDELESDVLGAKRCGMRAGWISPDRDKLQPDFQSGIKPDLVLPDLVSLKNILGREKSA, encoded by the coding sequence ATGATAGATACAATTACCTTTGACCTGTGGAATACCTTAATCTATAACTCGCCGCAGGACAATCTGAAATATAAGAATGAGAGGATAGATGGATTTCACTCGGTGCTGAAACAGACAGGGAGAAATGTGTCCAGGGAAGAAATCGAGAAAGCCTATGATAAAAGCTTTGAGATATATAAACCTATCCGGGACAGGAACGAGGATATTTCCACCCGAGAACAGGTTCAGATAATCCTCCAATGCCTGGGGAATCCTGAATTTCAAGATTTGACTGAAAATGTCTTAAGTGAGTTGGAAGAGGTTTTGGCAAAAGCAATCTTTTCAGAACTGCCAAACCTTATAGAGGGAAGCAAGGAGACTTTAAGTTATCTTTTTAAAAAAAACTATAAAATAGGCCTCATCTGCAATACTGGCAGAACGCCTGGAAGAGTTTTAAGAGAGGTGCTCAGGAGAAGAAATATCTCCAAGTTTTTCAGAGTTTTGACTTTCTCGGATGAACTTAAAATACGCAAACCCAGTCCGGAAATTTTTTACCGTACCCTGAAATTGCTGGATAGTTCGCCCGGTACAGCTTTGCATATAGGAGATGAGCTGGAAAGCGATGTCCTCGGAGCAAAAAGATGTGGGATGAGAGCGGGATGGATTTCACCCGACCGGGATAAGTTACAGCCTGATTTCCAATCAGGAATAAAGCCTGATCTCGTTCTGCCAGACCTGGTTTCACTCAAAAATATATTAGGACGGGAAAAGTCTGCTTAA